The Rhopalosiphum maidis isolate BTI-1 chromosome 2, ASM367621v3, whole genome shotgun sequence genome segment gatattttattttatttatatataggagttttacacatttatgttttaaccAGCAATGTGATTAACAcctctaattaatttttttaattgaatttcgcAACTAGCTAAAtgtaaaagataaatttattttgtttctataaCTAGTATTACACTGGTTCTACATCGGTAAGTGCATCATAAGCTTTGTAGATAAACATTAAAGGAAAATATTTGTCGATCAACCCAAGCCCAGAGACGGCAAGCTACAAAAAAATTCCAGTGGGTCGCTTAAAATATAGACCTGATTTTAGTAgtcctaattttattttgatataacaatgataaattagtacaaacattataagtagaaaataaaatcgaatcaaattattaaactgtacAGTAACTGTAATTAAAcgttagaaattttaaaactcgGTAGACTGATACCATAGTGCTGGGTCGACCAATGAAAAACCAATGTAATTCCaacttaagaaatatttttttttgtgatttgatATGCACATAAAAACCCAAGTACTCAATCGCTGGATAacttagttaataaattaataaattatacatgtacCGATTTTAAATTCTACCATTTTTTGTGTAACTAAGTGACATACTTTGTTATCGACTTCGATGTAATTTTGAACACTTGTGTTGGCCGTCTTTCCAATGACATTATTAGTGTCCAGTAAGAGTGATTCTTTTTTGACATAAATTTGTTCTAATCCCTTGTCTTCTTTAGCCGATCGGACAGCGCCAGTGAACAACCCTCTCGTAGCCCTTTTTTACAAACGCAAATTCTATGTTAAACTTAATTGGTAACACAAAATGttctaaaatacttatttcagTCAAGTGCatagtatgtacataatatatacataccatacactcatacacatattatgtgtatctTTACTTACGTCGTCGATGACGGCACGATCGCATTTCTGATCACTTTGCTTGCGGATCGATTGAATAAATTGAAAGCCATAATATGTGTTGGtcgcaatattatttttttcttattgtctTATTAAAAGGTcgcgaaaaattaaaaataaaatcttctaATTGTCGCAGCCGAAATTTTCTATCCGTGTCCGTAGTCCGTACTACCTGATAGCGATTGTGGTATATCGCGATCTGCGTGATTGCCGAACGCTGATAGCGCAGCGGCCGAGATAAGACTACCTGTTTACCTTAACCCAATTACCAAATTTTACAGGTTATAAATATCACGCGCGCAGATTTTCAAACACAACGATTCTACCATGACCGATACCGATCCGGACGCGGATGCCTATTTTTCGAGCTATGGCGACCTGGAggtaaatttaaaccaccgcCGGCGGTCCCCCGTAGAATTTATTGGAATGTTCTCAGTGAATGTCGTGTGCGTTTCAGGtccataaattaatgatacagGACTCGGCTAGGACCGAGACGTACAAAAATGCTATCCTATCTAGCCGCTCGGTGTTCGAGGGTAAAATCGTGTTGGACGTGGGAGCGGGCACCGGGATACTGTCCATATTCTGCGCCCAGGCAGGAGCGACTAAGGTATTCGCGGTCGAAGCCAGCAAGATGGCCGAGATGGCCCGACAGCTAGTGGCCGAAAACCATTTTTCAGATACCATCGAAGTGTGTacatatatgttaaataataatatcatagtaatatattaattgtgttaTGAGTAATGAATAACGAGACTGCGCTTCCGGGCCGCGTAATACGATGCTAAAGACTGTTCTAATCGCACTTCCGTTTACAGGTGGTCTACGGCAAAGTGGAGGACGTCACTCTGCCCTATCAGGTAGACATTATTGTTTCTGAATGGATGGGATTTTACATGTTGCACGAGAGCATGTTGGACAGCGTTATCGTGGCGCGAGACAAATTCTTAAAACCAGATGGCCTGATGTTCCCGTCTCATTGTACACTCTATGCGTCTCCGTGTGCATTACCAGATCTCTATTCGGAGTGGGACAATGTCTGTGGTGTTAAAATGAGATCTTTCGCACAAGCTCTACGTAGTTTATACCTGAATAGACCAAAAATCATGAGTATTCAAGTTGAGAACATGCTCGCTCAAAATGTCAGTCCCATTGTAGAATTGAACCTTCAGAATTGTCAACCACAACAACTTGATAATATCGCAGCACAACGATATTTAACCATTGTCGAGAAGAGCGGAATTTACCAGGGAGTGTGTTTTTGGTTCGATGTACAATTCCCAACTACCGGTACCACCCTGAGCACTTCGCCTTCATCGCCAATAACACATTGGAAACAGACCATCATAGTACTGCCGACACAAATAGAAGTAGAAGAAGGTGATGCTGTAATGtttaatgtacaatttaatcGCAACAGTCCAAACTCAAGGCATTACAGTATCAACCTAGAAATGTTAGACTCTTTACACGAGACACATCCAAACCCATGTGATTGCAatcaaacaaaatgtaaaattatcaaaacatttttatctgttacaaaaaatatttcagacgATGAGGATTCAAGTATTGATGACCAAAATGAGgacatatcataatttatggtaTTCAATgtccataatttttaatgatttattatgacAATATGCATATTACAATTGActgttagttaaatataagcaatatttattacgtaatttaccaaaaaaagaaaaattaattttaacttataaaaaataactaataggtataaactttgttaatatttttgtccaAATGCTTTCTAagcaaattttaatgaataaaaatgtttttttttctggtttTAAATACCCTGCATCATAGATAAATACTTTTTGGTAACCTTGAATATTGCTGATCCATAACTTAAGAATATATTCCTTCAAAAAATATCCATCGTgctcatttatttttctttcttcATATTTCCATTTGAAatctttctataaaaaaaaataaattaataagtaacaataataacaattaatcgaatagtattaatttatattctttaaaattattattaatgccttctataaaattataaaaatttacctgctataatatatactatatacataataatagtatatatatcaatataatatataaaagtattttgacTAAAATAAACCATGATAATGAGGGATGTAAATAAATGACagcattactattataaaaaaaatttagtttggcattatttgataaatagtatattaatatattagaaatttttcatttttttttctttttaaattataagaaatataagttattcgtttataatatgcatttaattcaaaatattaatataactaactttaaattatcttaataaatttaaagtgttctacaattaaaataaaatcacaattaTTAACTAGACttagagaaaataaattagaccAAAACTctgatgttattttattagttatgctAACCTATTAAATctcattgatataaaaaatttgttaatttaaattattacttaggtAAAAGTGTAgtgttcttattatattatgtaaaaaaagaacatatttatttaaatttagaactaatttttttttaatttgccgcttaatgatactatttatatacatattcacagaaacataaattaataactatgtaagaataatttaaaaacaaactatttgataataaggaatacattgttataataatatgagcaaaagatatatgaaaatgttattttggagttaaatcttttaaacattttaaatagatagtaGATACTAATCATCttgacaatatataaaattaaattaaaattgttttgatgagcaataataatttaagtttaaaataacattttaataatttaaactgttaCTTTTCCAgcagatatttataaaaataattttcttaatttaatattctagtatgaaaaatatttaaatattgttttctttatcctttaaattatttttattattataataaattcactttaaacttaaaatgtaatttaatctttaattatattgaaatgttattacttattaataaaacctgtatactattactatttttttagttgactGTGTAATGATCCCAATACTTTGTGatacttatgaaaattttgatttacataCCTCTCTcagatttataagaaaaaaaagaatttttaagtaaatattatgtataactaacaaagtatagtaaaatgtttaacctaaagttttgtataatatataaagttttacCTTTTCaattgtcaaataaaaattactattccACAATTAGATTTAATAGCGAACAAGTTTAGAgagataaaaagtatatttttgaaatcattCGTTAGATaggttaattgttattattaattgtattattgcatTTGGCAAACAGATAAAACGTCCAGCTACCgataaattaaagaattaaattgatattattattcaaatttcagcCACAAATATTTACTATCCTTATCTTTTGTTTAACAATTGATAAATTTCAAGAATAAGTATTAGTATCCAATATTTAGTTCTCAAATTAgttctaacaaaaaaaaaaaaaaaatacaaagtatgtgtataaaataaatatttaattaattattaattggtaGAAGATACCaacttaatttgttaaaaaaatgtgagaTATTTGTTTGGGAAAGTACACCACAGAAACTACATAAATCAAATCGATGTCATTTCATCATTtccttgtttataatttttgatttataaaatgttaactgtgtttacatttttgtgcTACTTtcataagataaaaattaattttaaagctatctctaattaataatatgtataatatttttagcaacatttttttaatcttaactataaagagttaaaaaaaaatgattaaagcATAAAAGCTGcccttaatattttaatccaatatattatgttttaatttataattaataatacattatatataaatatataataataaattatttaattttttgactaATACATCAGAAATTTTATCTAGGTTCCAATgtcaaaaaatcatttttgttagTTCATTcacttactatttatatatgctCAGACACATACTAAACAATGTACTTAAGTTATCCATTcctttaaatctaaatttcttgatacattcatattttttctgttGTATTTAGTTAGATTATGTACCATGCAGTTAGTTTGATATAGTTAGGTAATCATCATCTGATGGCAGaatgtgtacattatatcCATGATATTATCTCttcctaaataaaaataaaaattgaacttaACAACACATTATGATACTTACATTGAAATGTTACTCAGAGATCGAACTTACTTATTCTCTTCTTCCAGTACTGATTTAGTGAAACTATAAAACCTCATAACCTCTTTGGTTCTGGATTTCTTCAATCGGAACAAAACACGCGTGTCTTTGAGCCATGACAATTATTTCTTGTGCGcctaaaatagatttttacaaGAATATCGTGTAGACGAGGCAAAACTACGACCTGAGCCAGTGAAGCGTCGGATAAGCGTCATCATGTTACACTCGGCGATCAGTATTCGTGTCTTAATCATGTAGGACCTGAGGACGACGAAAGGTTAGCGGTAAACAACGTATTACACATGCATCAACGATCAATCCTACACCAAACAAACAAAAGGCGGTTGTACGGGGTAAAAATGTCGGTTATCGAAAATATCATACTTGTAATATTACACAGGCCAATGTTGTGGTGAGTTGAAACTCCAAAAGCGTGTAACCCGGGAAATTGGTAAGATGAAATCTTATTGGAATTTTCTCGACAGCGACTGAGGACGTCCATCACGGGATGGTGAACGGCGGTCTGGACTGCTAACGAACACTATACTGCTGTAGCATTACCTACAGTAAATCTGCAACTATTCAGTATTGTGCGATCTCATGCGCACCACACGGGTCTCCGAACGAAAATAATCGAATAATGGCAGACAGTGTTGAGCTTGTGGGGTGGTCGTTACGTGGATCATTTCCCGGTACTCAGTGGACGGTGGTGTACAGGTAGTTGGTGGGGCGCGAAGGGGGATGCAGATAAAACCACCCGCCGCCGAGTTCACCTATGAAGAGGGTCGAACGGGTCGGGATCTCGTTCACAGTCCAGCGAGTGCtttctattatacataatgatgAAAACTGAAAAGGTCAGTGAAGTGGGTATAGTCGGACGGCTTCCCGGTCGTCttttgtcgtcgtcgttgtaGTACAGCTCGTCAATAATAAAGGTATCACAGATTTCGGTACCTATGTACAAAAAAACTGTTGGACCGACGCTGAATGACGGGCAATGATGtgtaattacctattatatatatatatatatcattttagaGATTGGTAGGGataattatgtaggtaggtCCTGATTTACGCATGTGCACGCGTggataatgtacctatatagatataatataatatgtaacatctgaaatgtttgtatttgtgtatattgaTCGTTATTAGTGTTGCAAAAAATAACCACCATAAGAAATTTTGCAAAATTGcatgtttagtatttaaaaaaaaaaaaaactattttccaaaattatattctcccaagtacacttatatataatacatttgcattaaaatatctatattaatatatttaaaaaaatgtatattcaacATTAAGTCtatagtattgttatttgaattgcatactattattaaattagaaattatgaagtatatttattaattactaatttttataatttaatattattattgttattgtgtgtctgttcgttttttattttcattgtcaATGTCACATAAAATCAGtaatcacatataatatatcaacttGTTTTCATATTCTCAATgttgtttttctttattttagttttataatttataatttatacttctgatattttaataatgtaacatgTTTTCTGTTCTATTACATATCACAGGatattactgtattaatagtttaacacTATTAACCCGTTtagaatgaaaatttaaaaaatacacactaCGACTACAGTACAAAACACAACAGAACATAAtcaattataggtacttatttctaatttctatattatcataattatatatacctcaCTACCTCTGTtacttattttagttaaaataatattatttatttatacatcagTTTAGATACTATTGTaacaaatattgactatttgtaatcattacttataatttttttcaatatgagTCTAAATTTACAAGAcaaaatcacattttataatttcgtgTTGGCTTTATtcgtttcaaaattaaaattaagtttttgtcgttagctttatatttatacaaataggtaagtttaataatataatttaccaatgctaaataataaccataagaGCAATAGTTTGGATGTAACCATTATTATAaccttaattgtattttttatttctataatcacgagtatttcttttattatcaatttatcatacgtttaatagtttttaaaatgttaaatcttttttgacgtgcaataaataatctgattttgtatattattgaatttttatgtgtgcattcaacaatatttattgcaacaggccttaattataactaggtatatcaattaaaaaaattaaaaatgagttaAAACGATCTCTCTGTGATTaacacataaatttattaaactaaacaaaataataattgtgtaaactatttgtatttatatatgaaataGCTGATACTTTGGAtagaaagtatataatttcaacaaGACTGTATTAACTATAGTAACTATATACAAGACTATAAgagttatactttattatagaaTGATTACTATAGTACGTATTGCGTGAATCACTAGCatcttatttttgtgtaatttttatcaaatacctATACAGCTATGAGCTAATAGAATATACTGCTCGTTTctggattaaaaaataaaaaaatttctctCAATTTCAACTTctcctatatattaataatctttttttttcaaataacatcACCCTAAttaaataggtttttttaaattttaattataaatatttttagttacacAATCTGTTCGATAGGTAGAACAATAAGTGAATGTGAcgagaacaaaaaaatttcttaCTTAATGAAGAAACCTCCCTGCAGTGGAAAATATTCgatgtagttttaaaatttaaaaattaatttgctatataatatataaataattatttttattgtggttATAAGGTATGTCGACTCttgtaaatattgattaaattaaaaaaattatacaatgaaatacatatgaaaataataaaaaatatatatttaaattgaaattgaatataGGTTTGTTTTATGATTAGCTAAACAATTTAGCATGAAAACTCGGTTAAGAATTTAAGACATTTATTATGTCTTAGTATCATTCATCCACGTTAAACAATGGTTCACCGAACGTCtagaaatcaaataaataaaaaaaaaaaaatatctataacttTGACTGTACAGTACTATTcactattatgtttaaaatatatctcgtTTAATACTTGTAGATCTCCGGCCGAATATCTTTGTTCTAAGCGTTTTCTCATTTCTAGATAAAAtcgataacataaatattatacatattatattattttgcaattgaaacataatacaacggcgtaaaataatcattagagtccggatttatattttgttaaaacgtttgaaatatgatgtttatatgcagctaaaattgatgaaatattcccaaaaatattcttgatattctcaaaatattcctaatattctcaaaatattgataatactaactaataagaaaaaaaatgcaatatgattattaattatgattatgaatttataatttatcattatttatataattatatcttatgtTACATTATTGTCTTATATATGCTGAATATCCTTTAATATAATCCAATATTACGGAAAAtgctaaaatattctataatatgtaccataaactaaaatattctgaaatattctttgaagtcaaaatatgcactaatatacaaaaaaaactttttttgacAGATTCTACAGGTTATGAAATGCAAACATTTCTTACTCCCATCCAACAGCTTATAAGCTTATAGCTTCATAcgcttgttaaaaatatgtttttgcataaaaaaCCGGACTCTACTAATCATATACCATATATCAAAGCCTCGATTCTACTTTCTATGACCGTATAacgttcatttattttacgtaaTTCTTCCGACAAGTACCATCGTATTATCTGCTGTTGAGCATTTtcctgaaaaattaaataaatcataccaatgtttatattatatcgttatataatgattacaatattcataaattcataagactagtaatttgtaaaatttgtttgCCATACCTGTGCATCGAATCTGTTATTTACTTTCGAAACAAAGTGCTCTAAAGCagcataatatttcaaaaaatgaataattgagATCCAATAGCTAATTAACATCATTATAACTGTAGTTGAAAACCAAACGATAAAACACATCATACTCAGTAGTTCGTTTTCACTAAGTGTACAGTAGCtcgataactatatataataggtacctaccaaaCTGACTGCTTaaataaatcgtatatattttaaaaatacgtttcGTAGCGAATTGTTTGAAACAATTTGTTTCACTCGTATGAAGTATTTATAACTAGCTacctaatttgtattttttttttattcaaaccaGAAAACAAAACAGTAATACAACTGTTATTtatgattgtttatttaatattttaatgtatcagcatcacataataattattgtcaccTCACGCTTTAGACATGTATGACTAGCCGCGGACTCCAGATGGCTCACCAGAAGACTGAAACCGTGATGCTTACAAAGAGGTGGGCTTACAGCCCTCCTCGGCTACGCATCGGTGGCGTCCCAATCGCCATCAGCAGCTATATTCGCTGCTTGGGTGTCATCCTCGACACCAGGCTGTCCTTCAGGAAACACGTCGAAATGACGGCCAAAAGGCGTCCGCGTCGGTAGTGGCTCTAACAAGGCTCATGCCCAACATCAGCGGCAC includes the following:
- the LOC113553837 gene encoding probable protein arginine N-methyltransferase 6, translating into MTDTDPDADAYFSSYGDLEVHKLMIQDSARTETYKNAILSSRSVFEGKIVLDVGAGTGILSIFCAQAGATKVFAVEASKMAEMARQLVAENHFSDTIEVVYGKVEDVTLPYQVDIIVSEWMGFYMLHESMLDSVIVARDKFLKPDGLMFPSHCTLYASPCALPDLYSEWDNVCGVKMRSFAQALRSLYLNRPKIMSIQVENMLAQNVSPIVELNLQNCQPQQLDNIAAQRYLTIVEKSGIYQGVCFWFDVQFPTTGTTLSTSPSSPITHWKQTIIVLPTQIEVEEGDAVMFNVQFNRNSPNSRHYSINLEMLDSLHETHPNPCDCNQTKCKIIKTFLSVTKNISDDEDSSIDDQNEDIS